One [Clostridium] saccharolyticum WM1 DNA segment encodes these proteins:
- a CDS encoding glycerophosphodiester phosphodiesterase codes for MGTLTKDTWKLIKLNQKNAFVFELLFRLVTTTLYLLLLNKGLLFALRMAGYSYLTAANIGYFLVKPWTVLVMAVMAVVGILILTLETGCLLTLYEGAYYSRRLKPWEILAGGFLKLVLEIRRKNWRLGLLVLADYVLVNLYLIYQMLTHVKPLNFVISEILKKPAGKLSVMLLLLLLLAAVIPGVYTFHGCMVEQKSFRDGYFRSLWLLRRRIFKVVVLLSVYYAAAVAGLWLVYAFCVLIAAVGVTLFTDNNLALAILPAACDRIELVLIFLTSMLLTLGNYGALSVQYFRFTSKLVKKSRISDYSGGKYGDRRLAALFMAAAAVFSLLSLFGVVRNGSAITADMLSMIQITAHRGSSGKAPENTMAAMAKALDDLADYVEIDVQETKDGVVVLGHDDSLKRVSGINRPISFYTFEELQKIDVGTWFSADFQGERIPSLEETMEFCKGRININIEIKDLGSGSRLPDKVAELIDKHQMREQCVVTSVRFSYLARIKELDPEIRTGYIISAAYGDYYSSDDIDFISLRSSFVSERLVEAAHEKGKAVHAWTVNSKSEMERMKMLGVDNIITDYPVIAREILYREAATESLLEYLRLVLK; via the coding sequence ATGGGTACATTAACAAAAGACACCTGGAAGCTCATAAAGCTCAATCAAAAAAATGCGTTTGTTTTCGAATTGCTGTTTCGGCTGGTCACCACGACCCTGTATCTGCTGCTCTTAAACAAAGGCCTTTTATTTGCGTTGAGGATGGCCGGATACAGTTATCTGACTGCCGCCAACATCGGCTATTTCCTGGTAAAGCCATGGACGGTCCTTGTGATGGCAGTCATGGCGGTGGTGGGGATTCTGATCCTTACCCTTGAGACCGGCTGCCTTCTGACCTTGTATGAGGGGGCCTACTACTCCCGGAGGCTGAAGCCCTGGGAGATCCTGGCAGGAGGCTTTTTAAAGCTTGTCCTGGAGATCCGCAGAAAAAATTGGCGGTTAGGGCTTCTGGTTCTGGCAGATTACGTGCTTGTGAATCTGTATCTCATATATCAGATGCTGACCCATGTTAAGCCCCTTAATTTTGTTATATCCGAGATATTAAAAAAGCCTGCGGGAAAGCTGTCCGTTATGCTCCTTCTGTTGCTTTTGCTGGCGGCTGTTATTCCGGGAGTCTATACCTTTCATGGCTGTATGGTGGAACAGAAAAGTTTCAGGGATGGTTATTTCAGAAGCCTGTGGCTGTTAAGGCGCCGGATTTTTAAAGTGGTGGTCCTGTTGTCCGTCTATTATGCGGCAGCTGTGGCAGGACTTTGGCTGGTTTATGCATTCTGCGTGCTGATTGCTGCTGTTGGAGTGACCCTGTTTACCGACAATAACCTGGCCCTGGCTATCCTTCCTGCGGCATGTGACCGGATTGAACTGGTACTGATCTTTTTAACCAGTATGCTCCTGACTCTGGGAAACTACGGGGCATTAAGCGTCCAGTATTTCAGGTTCACCAGCAAGCTTGTAAAAAAATCCAGGATCAGCGATTATTCCGGAGGCAAGTATGGGGACAGGAGGCTGGCAGCCCTGTTTATGGCAGCAGCGGCGGTATTCAGCCTGCTTTCTCTTTTTGGAGTGGTGCGGAACGGTTCTGCAATTACGGCTGATATGCTGAGCATGATTCAGATCACCGCCCACCGGGGCAGCTCCGGTAAAGCTCCTGAAAACACCATGGCAGCCATGGCAAAAGCATTGGATGACCTGGCAGATTATGTAGAAATCGATGTTCAGGAGACAAAGGATGGCGTGGTGGTCCTGGGGCATGATGACAGCTTAAAAAGAGTATCAGGCATCAACCGGCCAATCAGCTTTTATACCTTTGAGGAATTGCAGAAGATTGATGTGGGAACATGGTTTTCCGCCGACTTCCAGGGGGAGCGGATCCCGTCCTTAGAGGAAACCATGGAATTTTGCAAGGGCCGGATCAACATAAACATTGAGATCAAGGACTTGGGAAGCGGCAGCAGGCTGCCGGATAAGGTGGCGGAGCTCATTGATAAACACCAGATGAGGGAACAGTGCGTGGTGACCTCTGTCCGGTTTTCCTATCTGGCCAGAATCAAGGAGCTGGACCCTGAGATCCGTACCGGTTATATCATTTCAGCCGCCTATGGAGACTATTATTCCAGTGATGATATCGACTTCATCAGCCTCCGGTCCAGTTTTGTAAGCGAGCGGCTGGTTGAGGCTGCCCATGAAAAGGGGAAAGCAGTCCATGCATGGACCGTGAACAGCAAAAGTGAGATGGAGCGGATGAAGATGCTTGGAGTTGATAATATTATCACGGACTATCCGGTGATAGCCAGAGAGATCCTCTACCGGGAAGCAGCCACTGAGAGCCTTTTGGAATACTTAAGACTTGTATTAAAATAG
- a CDS encoding Fur family transcriptional regulator has translation MKTLKYSRQRESIKACLMARHDHPTADALYTLIREEYPNISLGTVYRNLNLLVELGEIQKLTCGDGADRFDADTSPHYHFVCKKCGKVSDLALDHLENINQLAQEHAAGTVDSHTIYFYGTCKSCFENNYR, from the coding sequence ATGAAAACATTAAAGTATAGCCGTCAACGGGAATCCATTAAAGCCTGTCTAATGGCAAGGCACGATCATCCCACTGCAGATGCCCTATACACACTGATCCGCGAAGAATACCCCAATATCAGCCTTGGTACCGTTTACCGGAATTTAAACCTTTTGGTTGAGCTGGGGGAGATCCAAAAGCTGACATGCGGAGATGGCGCAGACCGCTTTGATGCGGATACCTCACCCCATTACCATTTTGTTTGTAAAAAGTGCGGGAAGGTCAGCGACCTGGCTCTTGACCATTTGGAGAACATCAACCAACTGGCACAGGAGCACGCGGCCGGCACAGTGGACAGTCACACGATTTACTTCTACGGGACTTGCAAAAGCTGTTTTGAAAATAATTATCGATAA
- a CDS encoding LysR family transcriptional regulator gives MINFLNLEYFLAVAEELNITRAAKRLYISQQSLSSHISNLEKEFDVQLFNRTMPLTLTYAGRALKVRAKQMLDLKDETYRELADIKDFTTGQLSIGISHTRGRFLLPAILPAYREKFPNIEIHLVEGNSSELSTALIHGTIDLMIDLLPFKADHVETVPICDEEILLVVPDQILDRYFPGRQEEMIKVLGENADVQLLKDCPYLLINKGNRVRTIADEIFEEAQLTPSILLETENIETVLALAAKGMGITFYPKMFMSGNGSNGDTPIKKTGLHYFSLNYRRSHGVLAFGRHKGRYLSRATEEFIRIARESI, from the coding sequence ATGATAAACTTCCTGAACCTGGAATATTTTCTGGCGGTTGCAGAGGAGCTTAATATTACCCGTGCCGCCAAACGGCTCTACATCTCCCAGCAGTCCTTAAGCAGTCACATTTCCAATTTGGAGAAGGAGTTTGATGTCCAGCTTTTCAACCGCACCATGCCCCTCACCCTGACCTACGCCGGACGTGCCTTAAAGGTCCGGGCAAAGCAGATGCTGGACCTAAAGGATGAAACTTACCGGGAGCTGGCCGATATCAAAGATTTTACCACTGGACAGCTATCAATCGGAATCTCCCATACCAGGGGACGTTTCCTTCTCCCCGCCATCCTTCCCGCCTACCGGGAAAAGTTTCCAAACATTGAGATCCATCTGGTGGAAGGGAACTCTTCCGAATTAAGCACTGCCCTGATTCATGGAACCATTGATCTGATGATTGATCTGCTGCCCTTTAAGGCCGATCATGTGGAAACCGTACCCATCTGTGATGAGGAGATCCTTCTTGTAGTTCCTGACCAGATCCTGGACCGGTATTTTCCTGGACGGCAGGAGGAGATGATAAAGGTGCTGGGGGAAAATGCAGATGTGCAGCTTTTAAAGGATTGTCCCTACCTTCTGATCAACAAGGGAAACCGGGTGCGTACCATTGCCGATGAGATTTTCGAGGAAGCACAGCTTACCCCCTCCATCCTGCTGGAGACAGAAAACATTGAAACCGTACTTGCCCTTGCTGCCAAAGGCATGGGAATCACTTTTTACCCTAAAATGTTTATGTCCGGAAACGGCAGCAACGGCGATACCCCAATAAAAAAAACTGGTCTTCATTACTTTTCCTTAAATTACAGGCGCAGCCACGGCGTCCTGGCATTCGGCCGGCACAAAGGAAGATATCTGTCCCGGGCTACGGAAGAATTCATACGGATCGCAAGGGAAAGCATATAA
- a CDS encoding S1 RNA-binding domain-containing protein, translating to MSEEMKAADGTAEVMETMEDYAAELEASFKRVKEGDVLTGTVISVNEDMVTLDLKYYAEGVISKENLSNDPEFNLLREIQPGDEITATVVSADDGEGNIVLSRKLANDRLAWEKLGSMLSDRTIARVKIEEIVKGGAVAYLEGIRGFIPASKLAGEYVEDLDEYNGKVIEVTVITADEENKKLVLSGREPALMKQKEETSKKIEKCQVGTVMEGTVDSLKDYGAFINLENGLSGLLHISQISSQRIKHPGVVLKEGQTVKVKIISIADHKISLSMKAVQEEEEAEAEVYDYKEEGSAFTGLSALLKGLKI from the coding sequence ATGAGCGAAGAGATGAAAGCTGCAGATGGAACAGCAGAAGTAATGGAAACCATGGAAGACTATGCCGCAGAGCTGGAAGCATCCTTTAAAAGGGTAAAAGAGGGAGATGTTCTTACCGGGACCGTTATCAGTGTAAACGAGGATATGGTTACGCTGGATTTAAAATATTATGCGGAAGGGGTCATCAGCAAAGAGAATTTAAGCAATGATCCGGAATTTAACCTGTTAAGGGAAATCCAGCCTGGTGATGAGATTACGGCTACAGTCGTAAGCGCCGATGATGGGGAAGGGAATATCGTTCTTTCCAGAAAGCTGGCCAATGACCGGCTGGCATGGGAAAAGCTTGGCTCCATGCTAAGTGACCGAACCATTGCCAGGGTTAAAATCGAAGAGATCGTTAAGGGCGGAGCCGTTGCCTATCTGGAGGGAATCCGGGGATTTATACCGGCATCCAAGCTGGCAGGGGAATATGTAGAGGACTTAGATGAATATAATGGAAAGGTCATTGAAGTCACGGTCATCACCGCAGACGAGGAAAATAAGAAGCTGGTGCTCTCAGGCAGGGAGCCGGCTCTCATGAAGCAAAAGGAAGAAACAAGCAAAAAGATCGAAAAATGCCAGGTAGGGACTGTTATGGAAGGAACCGTGGACAGCTTAAAGGATTACGGCGCATTTATTAACCTGGAAAACGGGCTTTCCGGACTTCTTCACATTTCACAGATCAGCAGCCAGAGGATCAAGCATCCAGGCGTTGTGTTAAAGGAGGGACAGACCGTTAAGGTGAAGATCATATCCATAGCGGATCATAAGATAAGCTTAAGCATGAAGGCTGTCCAGGAGGAAGAGGAAGCTGAGGCTGAGGTCTATGATTACAAGGAGGAAGGTTCTGCTTTTACAGGGCTTTCAGCCCTCTTAAAGGGGTTGAAAATTTAG
- a CDS encoding GTP pyrophosphokinase yields the protein MNIPKSFNQVDQWKSVMFLYDSALKEISTKIEILNNEFVHIYNYNPIEHIKSRLKTPDSIVKKLKRYGYDVTIDNMVEKLNDIAGIRIICSFTSDIYQIAEMITKQSDVTVLYVKDYIKYPKPNGYKSYHMVVTIPIYLTDGPVDTKVEIQIRTIAMDFWASLEHKIYYKFEGNAPAYLQQELKACADVVNMLDGKMFSLNQAILELSEAQQRETAGEDLMDEGDLI from the coding sequence ATGAATATTCCCAAATCATTTAACCAGGTTGATCAGTGGAAATCTGTGATGTTTTTGTATGACTCGGCATTAAAGGAAATCAGTACAAAAATTGAAATACTTAATAATGAGTTTGTGCATATCTACAATTACAACCCCATTGAACACATCAAGTCAAGGCTTAAGACGCCGGACAGCATTGTAAAAAAGCTGAAACGGTATGGCTATGACGTGACGATCGACAATATGGTGGAAAAGTTAAATGATATTGCAGGGATACGGATTATCTGTTCTTTTACATCGGATATTTACCAGATTGCGGAGATGATTACAAAGCAAAGCGATGTTACGGTTCTTTATGTGAAGGATTATATTAAGTATCCAAAACCCAACGGTTATAAAAGCTATCATATGGTGGTTACCATTCCCATCTATCTGACGGATGGGCCGGTGGACACAAAAGTGGAGATTCAGATCAGGACGATTGCCATGGATTTCTGGGCAAGCCTGGAGCATAAGATATATTATAAGTTTGAAGGCAATGCCCCGGCGTATTTGCAGCAGGAGCTGAAGGCTTGCGCTGATGTGGTAAATATGCTGGATGGGAAGATGTTTTCCTTAAACCAGGCGATTCTGGAATTAAGTGAGGCACAGCAGCGGGAGACAGCAGGAGAGGACTTGATGGATGAGGGAGATTTGATTTAA
- a CDS encoding phosphatase yields the protein MNDIMDLHTHTVASGHAYNTLYEMARSASDKGIALMGSTDHAPKMPGTCHEFYFINFKVIPRNIYGTTILMGVELNILDFTGRVDLRKGLLEKMDYSIASLHEPCYKSGTSAENTRAYLGAIENPLIPIIGHPDDSRFPVDYDTLVSAAAENHTLLEVNSSSLHPLSARINAAENYRTMLELCRHYQASVIINSDAHTEADVGNHTRALELLKEVDFPEELIVNSSIQKLLPYIPKLEAYL from the coding sequence ATGAACGACATAATGGACCTGCATACCCACACCGTAGCCAGCGGACATGCATACAACACCTTATATGAAATGGCCCGATCTGCCTCTGATAAGGGCATTGCCCTTATGGGCTCTACGGATCACGCACCAAAAATGCCAGGGACATGCCACGAGTTTTACTTTATAAATTTTAAGGTGATCCCCCGTAATATCTACGGTACAACTATTCTTATGGGCGTGGAACTTAATATTTTGGATTTCACGGGACGGGTTGACTTAAGAAAAGGTCTTTTGGAAAAGATGGACTACTCCATTGCCAGCCTCCATGAACCATGCTACAAAAGCGGAACTTCCGCAGAAAATACAAGGGCTTACTTAGGAGCCATTGAAAATCCCTTAATCCCCATCATCGGCCACCCTGATGACAGCCGCTTCCCGGTGGATTACGACACCCTTGTTTCTGCTGCTGCCGAAAATCATACCCTTCTGGAGGTCAATTCCAGTTCCCTTCATCCATTAAGCGCCAGAATCAATGCGGCGGAAAACTACAGGACCATGCTGGAGCTGTGCAGGCACTACCAGGCCTCCGTCATCATTAACAGCGATGCCCACACAGAGGCGGATGTGGGGAACCATACAAGAGCCTTGGAGCTTCTAAAAGAAGTGGATTTTCCGGAAGAGCTTATTGTAAACAGTTCCATTCAAAAGCTCCTCCCATATATTCCTAAGCTGGAGGCTTATTTATGA